TTGGGAAGAAGCTTTTGAATTTATAACTTCAAAGCTAAAATCAACCATAAAAGACCATGGACCAGACAGTATAGCTTCATTTAGCTCGGCGAGATGCACTAATGAAGAAAACTATTTAATGCAGAAATTAATGAGAGCAGCTATTGGGACTAATAATATTGACCACTGCGCTAGACTCTGACATGCACCTACAGTGTCCGGTCTGGGCACAGCTTTTGGCAGTGGAGCAATGACAAACTCTATAGACGAAATTGATTTGATGGATGAAAAAGATGCGATTTTTGCAATAGGGACAAACACGACTGAATGTCATCCTATTATTGGACTAAAATTACTTCAAGCAAAGGATAGGGGAACCAAGCTTGTAGTAGCAGACCCTAGAAAAACTGATTTGGCTATGCATGCTGATGTATGGTTAAGACAAAAGCCTGGTACTGACGTAGCACTTCTTAATGCTATGATAAATGTAATCTTGAATGAGAATCTAGCAGACAATGAATTTATAAATACTAGGACTGAAAACTTTGAGCAGATGAAAGAAACGGTTCTTAAATATACGCCAGAATACAGTGAAAAAATCACAAAGGTTCCAGCTGAAAAAATAAGAGAAGCAGCTAGAATAATTGCAAAATCAAACAATACTGCTTCCTACTACACTATGGGAATCACACAGCATACTACAGGAGTAGACAATGTGCTTTCTGTTGCAAATCTAGCTATGGTTACTGGAAATCTTGGAAAGCCAAAAGCTGGAGTAAACCCACTTAGAGGACAAAACAACGTTCAAGGGGCTTGTGATATGGGAGCTCTTCCTAACGTTTATCCAGGATATCAAGCAGTTACGGACCCAGCAATAAAAGAAAAATTTGAAAAAGCGTGGAATAAGCCACTTAGCGATAAAGTTGGGCTTACTATTCCGTCAGTTCTTAATGAAATAATGAAAGATAATGTGAAGGTTTTATATGTATTTGGAGAAAACCCAGTTAGAAGTGATCCAGATGTTACTCATGTAAAGCATTGCTTAGAGCATCTTGACTGCCTTATCGTCCAGGATATATTTTTGACTGAGACAGCTGAGCTTGCAGATGTAGTACTACCAGGAGCAAGCTTTGCAGAAAAAGATGGAACCTTTAGTGGAACAGACAGAAGAGTTCAAAGAATAAGAAAGGCAGTTGAGCCTATAGGAAACTCTATGCCTGACTGGTTGATACTCAGCAAGCTGATTTCTTCTATGGAATATCCTAGCGATTATAAATCTCCTGAAGAAATATTCAATGAAATAAGAACTGTAACTCCTAGCTATGCAGGAATTACGTATGGCAGAATAGAAAATGAAGTCATTTCTTGGCCATGTCCTACTGAAGACCATAAAGGAACACCGATATTACACATAGGGAAATTTTCTAGAGGATTAGGAAAGTTTTCTGCAATAGAACATAGAGACCCAGCTGAAATGCCTGATAAAGAGTATCCACTTATGCTTACTACTGGAAGGGTAGTGGCTCATTATCATACTGGAACTATGACAAGGCGCTGCTGGGGACTTAATGGAACTCATCCAGAGGAATCTATAGAAATAAATCCTGTAGATGCTGCGAACTTAAACATAGAAGATGGAGATGAGGTATCTGTAACAACTCGCAGAGGTTCACTTATAACTAAAGCTCAAGTTACAACCAGAGTACCAGAAGGCTTGACTTTTATTACTTTCCACTTTACTGAAAATCCAGGTAATATTTTGACAAATAGTGCCGCAGATCCTATCACACAAACTCCTGAGTACAAGGTGTGCTCAGTTAATGTAAAAAAACTAGATTTTTCTGATTTTGGATGTCAAAAAAGAAAAATCTTTAAAAAAGAAACTCAAAATGCAGTGTAGGATAGTAAAGGGGAGGGAGTATAGATGAATACTTTTGTTATAGCAAATCCTAAAAAATGTATAGGATGTAAGGCTTGTGAGATAGCATGCGCAGTAGCTCATATCGATAAATCCGTAGTTACAGCAAATAAGGACGAGATACCATTTTCACCTAGAGTAAATCTGATTAGAGCAGATATAGTTACGACTCCTATTCAGTGTAGACAATGTGAGGATGCGCCATGTGCCAATGTATGCCCAGTATCTGGGATAATACATCAAGACGATAAAATAATAATAAAGACTGAGCAGTGTATAGGCTGTAAGACTTGTATTTTAGCTTGCCCTATTGGAGCAATGAATATGGTTCATGATGAAGCAACCATGAAAAAAGAGTCAAAGCTAAGCGACACAACAAATTTGGAACCTATGGTAGCCATAAAATGCGACTTATGTGTAGGAAGAGAAGGCGGACCAGCATGTGTAGAGATATGCCCAGCTGAAGCTTTTATCTTAGTAGAGCAAAAAGATATAAATGAAATAAGTAAAAATAAAAGAAAAGCAAATGCTTTAAGAACGGTATAAATAATAAAAGGTTCAGCTAAAAATTTTAGCTGGACCTTTTTTCAATACAATAAGATTTTTGGAATTAATTAGCAATATTCGATTGTATTAATTTGAAGAGTGAATAGTTTTATCTATATGCTCTAGCTCAAATATTTCTGGTGGAACAGGTCTTCCAAATATATAGCCTTGAATTTCATCGCATTCTAGCACTTTTAATATTTCTAGTTGATTTGAGTCTTCTACCCCTTCTGCTATTGTTTTTAATCCCATTCCTCTAGCCATCATGATTATAGCTTTTACTATGAGCAGAGTATTTTTATCTTCAGCAATATTGTCAATTAGCTCTTTTGCTATTTTAAGTCTATCGATATCAAATCTCTTAATATAGCTCAGAGATGAGTATCCAGTACCAAAATCGTCTATTGATATACTTATTCCTATGTTTGCTAAGCCAGAGAATATCTCTTCCATAGAAACTTGAGAGCTCATAGCTACACCCTCGGTTATTTCTATATCTATCCATTCTGGTTTAATATCTTCGTCGTGGATTTTTTGTCTTATCCTATTAACAAAATCTGAGTTTTCAATTTGAAGTGGAGAAATATTAATACCAACCTGTAAATCCATATTATATTTTTGATTCCAAGCTTTTGCTTGACACATTGCTTGATTAATTACCCATTCGCCGAGACTGAATATAATTCCAGTTTCTTCAGCTATAGGTATAAAGTCAGCTGGTGAAATAAAACCTTCTTCAGGATGAATCCATCTTAGAAGAGCTTCCATTCCGACTAATTTATTATCTGAAGTTCTATATTGTGGCTGATAGTATAACTTGAATTCTTTATCGAAATTTGAATTTTTTAGCATAACCTCTAAGCTATGTTTCTTTTGAACCTTTTCACTTAAATCACTGTCAAAGAAAAAGTATTTTTGATTATTGTGAGATATTTTTGCCTCATACATAGCAATATCAGCGTATTTTAGCAGAGTTCCTCTATCTTTAGCATCCTTAGGATATTTTGAAATTCCTATGCTTAGGCTAACGTTAAATACATAAGGAGGAATTTTTATAGGAAATTCTGATATTTTTAGCAGAGAATCAATAATATCGTACAAATATGAAGTATCCTCGTAGTTCTTGACTATAACTGCAAATTCATCTCCACCAACCCTGTAAACGGTACAGTTCTCTTTGCAGTGGTTAGTAAATCTTTTACTCAGGCTATAAAGGACTTGATCACCAACTTCATGTCCATGAGTATCATTGATAGCCTTAAATCTATCCATATCCATATAGAGAAGTGCAAATTTGGAGCAAGAAGCGTCATTTATAAGCTCATCTAAATTATTTAAAAAATATCTTCGGTTATATAGTCCAGTAAGCCCATCTTTGTTGGATATTTCTTCTAGAGCTTTATTTGCAAGCTTTAAATCAGAAATTTTTTCCTGAATTGCTTGCTCTAGATATTCGTTAATATGCTGTTCTTTTTTTAGAAGGTAGTCAGTTTTTATAGATACTTGTATATATCTGCTAGTAAGCTGATGTACGCCTATAATGATTAAAATCATAAGAAAATTATGCCAACCAACAAAAGGATATAGGAGCACTAATATAGGTAAAATAACAAGAATTTGGAATTTTTTTGAGTTTCCATAGTTATATGGCAAACCATCATAAGTCTGAGTGGAGGTATCTTTTATTGGACGAATACTTCTAAAATATGAACCTAAAGCTAATAACATACATGTTAAGGTATATGAAGAGTCAATTAGTGTATTGGCAATATAGGTTTCTGTTAAGTCTAAATAAGCATAGTAAAAATCAGTAAAGGTGTAGATGAATATACCTAAGAAAACAATATTAAAGCTTATAGGAGTTTTCTTTTTTCTTGCGGATGAATAAAAAACTATATAGGATGCAAGAGCTATAAAATCAGTGAGCATATAAGCTATTGTGTTAATAAAATCAAAATTTGATTCATATCTCATACTAGTCTTTGAAAATATAAAGGACCAGATTAATATCATCAATATTATCCCTATTCCAGTAATATCTGTTAGTAACTGAAATTTATTCCATTTTTTATGAACTCTTCCAAAAACATACAGCACTAGTCCAGCAAGAATAATGCTCGGGAAAGTATATAGTGAAGGAATGAGAGTATCATAGACATCAATACTTAAAAATGAGTCATAAATAAGCCAAAGGGTATCTATTATTCCCCAAAGGAAAGTGAAGGCAAATAGAAAATACCAGGTTAAATCAGTTTCCTTCTGAGCTCTTTTTTTAACACTGGAATAGATTACATAAGAGGAATAAAAAGCAACTATAGGGGAAAATATATTTCCATATAAATCACTTTCATAGGTTACTGATAAAAGATGACATAAAAAAATTACAATCAGTATATATATCTTAAGTGGCAATTTAGTTTTGCTCATAGCCCTTCCTTTCCGAATGATAGCAGATAGCTTCTGTTGATTTTTATTGTTTATATAATAATGTTAACTTGACTTATGAACAATTTGTATGGCTCTTTATGATGAGGTAAAATTTTAAGTCCTTTTTTTCTAATTATAGCACTTTGGGACTAATTATAATTATTAATTATATATAAGAAAAATTATCTCAAAAGAATGTGAAATTAAAATAATTACCTTGGATATATTACTAAATGGATACAAGATACATACAAAAAAACATAAGAATATGAAAACTAACCGGTTTACTTTTTATATCGGATATGGCATAATATTTCTTTATTAATTTTATATGGGGAAAGGAAGAGTGAATATGAAAATTGGCTTTGATCCGAAGAAGTATCTTGAAGAACAGTCTAAATTTATACTCGAGAGAGTAAATGACTATGACAAGCTCTATTTAGAGTTTGGTGGAAAGTTACTTTTTGACATGCATGCAAAAAGAGTACTTCCAGGCTTTGATGAAAATGCTAAAATTAAGCTGCTTCAAAAACTTAAAGACAAGTTAGAAGTAATAATTTGTGTTTACGCAGGGGATATTGAGCGAAACAAGATTAGAGGCGATTTTGGTATTACTTACGACTTAGATGTACTAAGATTAATCGACGATCTTAGAAGCTATGGACTAGATGTAAATAGCGTAGTTATTACTAGATATGAAGATCAGCCTTCTGCCAATATCTTTATGAACAAGCTAGAAAGAAGAAACATAAAGGTATATACACACAGAGCAACAAAAGGCTATCCTACAGATGTAGATACAATAGTAAGTGACGAAGGCTATGGAAAAAATCCATACATAGAAACTACAAAGCCAATAGTAGTAGTAACAGCACCAGGACCAGGAAGTGGAAAACTTGCAACTTGTCTTAGCCAGCTTTACCATGAAAATAAAAATGGAAAAATAGCGGGCTATTCAAAATTCGAGACTTTTCCTGTGTGGAATGTGCCTTTAAAGCATCCTTTAAACATAGCTTATGAAGCTGCTACAGTAGATTTAAAAGATATAAACATGATAGACTCTTTCCATGTGGATGCATATAATCAAATAGCTGTTAATTATAACAGAGACATAGAGACTTTTCCTGTATTAAAGAGAATTATTGAGAGAATAACTAAAAAAGAATCAGTTTTCAAATCACCTACGGATATGGGCGTTAATAGAGTGGGTTACGGAATTGTGGATGATGAAGTTGTTCAGGAAGCCTCAAAGCAAGAAATCATTAGAAGATATTTCAAGGTTGCTTGTGAATATAAAAAAGGATATGCAGACACTGATAGCTTAGAGCGTATTAAGCTTATCATGGAAGAACTGAGCCTAAAGCCAGAAGACAGAAAAGTTGTACTTCCTGCTAGAGAGCGTTCAACTAAATTAAAAGAAGAGGAAGGCGAAAACTGCGTAGGTTCTGCTATGGCTATAGAGCTTAATGATGGAACTATACTTACAGGAAAGGCTTCTGAAGTAATGGATGCAGCAGCTGCAGCCCTTCTAAACGCAATAAAATACTATGGAAATATATCTGATGAAATTCATTTGATATCTCCAGTTATATTAGAGCCTATAAGAGAGCTTAAATGTAAAATGAGCGGAAATTCAACTAGCTACTTAAATAGCGAAGAGATTCTTATAGCATTAAGCATTTGCGCAGCTACAAACCATACTGCTCAGATTGCTATGGAAAAACTGCTAATGCTTAAAAACTGCCAAGCTCATAGCACAACTATTTTGTCTGCAGTAGATGAGCAAACATACAGACAGCTAGGAATCGACGTAACTAGTGATGCAGAGTTTGCATCTGAGAGCTTGTATTATAACAATTAAAATTTGAATTCACAATAAAATGGCGGTCACACTTCAGATTTAGTGTGGCCGCCATTTTATTATATTAAGCACGAATAGCAAAGCGTATCTTTGTTGAACGTGCTCTTGGATTTCTATTACATTCTTCAGCCGAAGGTCTAATTACATCAGTTGATATTTCTGAATAAATACCTTCACGATAATAATTTTTGAATGATTTTTTCACTAAACGATCTTCTCCAGAGTGGAAGGACATAATTAGAACTTTTCCATTTGGAGCTAATACAGCTGGCAGCTTTTCAAGGAAATCATAAAGAACTTCAAATTCTTGATTTACATCAATTCGTAAAGCCTGAAAAACACGCTGGCAAGTTTTTTTGATTTCTTGCTCACGATCCTTAGAAGGTATAAAGCTAAGAGTATCTTCTATTAAGTCTCTAAGCTGGCTAGTTGTTTCTATTTTTTCGCCTTCTTCAAATCTTTTAATAATTGCTTTTGAAATTATCTCTGCATGAGGCTCATCAGAGTTTTCTAAAAGCATACCCTCTATTTCATATTGATTCATTTCTTTTAGGCGCTCTGCCGCCGAAATTCCTTTTTCTGGATTTAGACGTAAATCTAGAGGGCCTTCTCTTTTGTAAGTAAAACCTCTATCAGGATTATCAATCTGCATAGAGGATACACCTAAATCAGCAAG
This is a stretch of genomic DNA from Acetoanaerobium sticklandii. It encodes these proteins:
- a CDS encoding formate dehydrogenase H subunit alpha, selenocysteine-containing; the protein is MQSVLTTCPYCGSGCTFYLNVKDGEIVSVTPNEKNAVNGGKLCSKGHFGFDFVHHKDRLKNPMIRRNEKLEEVSWEEAFEFITSKLKSTIKDHGPDSIASFSSARCTNEENYLMQKLMRAAIGTNNIDHCARLUHAPTVSGLGTAFGSGAMTNSIDEIDLMDEKDAIFAIGTNTTECHPIIGLKLLQAKDRGTKLVVADPRKTDLAMHADVWLRQKPGTDVALLNAMINVILNENLADNEFINTRTENFEQMKETVLKYTPEYSEKITKVPAEKIREAARIIAKSNNTASYYTMGITQHTTGVDNVLSVANLAMVTGNLGKPKAGVNPLRGQNNVQGACDMGALPNVYPGYQAVTDPAIKEKFEKAWNKPLSDKVGLTIPSVLNEIMKDNVKVLYVFGENPVRSDPDVTHVKHCLEHLDCLIVQDIFLTETAELADVVLPGASFAEKDGTFSGTDRRVQRIRKAVEPIGNSMPDWLILSKLISSMEYPSDYKSPEEIFNEIRTVTPSYAGITYGRIENEVISWPCPTEDHKGTPILHIGKFSRGLGKFSAIEHRDPAEMPDKEYPLMLTTGRVVAHYHTGTMTRRCWGLNGTHPEESIEINPVDAANLNIEDGDEVSVTTRRGSLITKAQVTTRVPEGLTFITFHFTENPGNILTNSAADPITQTPEYKVCSVNVKKLDFSDFGCQKRKIFKKETQNAV
- a CDS encoding 4Fe-4S dicluster domain-containing protein; protein product: MNTFVIANPKKCIGCKACEIACAVAHIDKSVVTANKDEIPFSPRVNLIRADIVTTPIQCRQCEDAPCANVCPVSGIIHQDDKIIIKTEQCIGCKTCILACPIGAMNMVHDEATMKKESKLSDTTNLEPMVAIKCDLCVGREGGPACVEICPAEAFILVEQKDINEISKNKRKANALRTV
- a CDS encoding putative bifunctional diguanylate cyclase/phosphodiesterase; translated protein: MSKTKLPLKIYILIVIFLCHLLSVTYESDLYGNIFSPIVAFYSSYVIYSSVKKRAQKETDLTWYFLFAFTFLWGIIDTLWLIYDSFLSIDVYDTLIPSLYTFPSIILAGLVLYVFGRVHKKWNKFQLLTDITGIGIILMILIWSFIFSKTSMRYESNFDFINTIAYMLTDFIALASYIVFYSSARKKKTPISFNIVFLGIFIYTFTDFYYAYLDLTETYIANTLIDSSYTLTCMLLALGSYFRSIRPIKDTSTQTYDGLPYNYGNSKKFQILVILPILVLLYPFVGWHNFLMILIIIGVHQLTSRYIQVSIKTDYLLKKEQHINEYLEQAIQEKISDLKLANKALEEISNKDGLTGLYNRRYFLNNLDELINDASCSKFALLYMDMDRFKAINDTHGHEVGDQVLYSLSKRFTNHCKENCTVYRVGGDEFAVIVKNYEDTSYLYDIIDSLLKISEFPIKIPPYVFNVSLSIGISKYPKDAKDRGTLLKYADIAMYEAKISHNNQKYFFFDSDLSEKVQKKHSLEVMLKNSNFDKEFKLYYQPQYRTSDNKLVGMEALLRWIHPEEGFISPADFIPIAEETGIIFSLGEWVINQAMCQAKAWNQKYNMDLQVGINISPLQIENSDFVNRIRQKIHDEDIKPEWIDIEITEGVAMSSQVSMEEIFSGLANIGISISIDDFGTGYSSLSYIKRFDIDRLKIAKELIDNIAEDKNTLLIVKAIIMMARGMGLKTIAEGVEDSNQLEILKVLECDEIQGYIFGRPVPPEIFELEHIDKTIHSSN
- a CDS encoding DUF1846 domain-containing protein, with the translated sequence MKIGFDPKKYLEEQSKFILERVNDYDKLYLEFGGKLLFDMHAKRVLPGFDENAKIKLLQKLKDKLEVIICVYAGDIERNKIRGDFGITYDLDVLRLIDDLRSYGLDVNSVVITRYEDQPSANIFMNKLERRNIKVYTHRATKGYPTDVDTIVSDEGYGKNPYIETTKPIVVVTAPGPGSGKLATCLSQLYHENKNGKIAGYSKFETFPVWNVPLKHPLNIAYEAATVDLKDINMIDSFHVDAYNQIAVNYNRDIETFPVLKRIIERITKKESVFKSPTDMGVNRVGYGIVDDEVVQEASKQEIIRRYFKVACEYKKGYADTDSLERIKLIMEELSLKPEDRKVVLPARERSTKLKEEEGENCVGSAMAIELNDGTILTGKASEVMDAAAAALLNAIKYYGNISDEIHLISPVILEPIRELKCKMSGNSTSYLNSEEILIALSICAATNHTAQIAMEKLLMLKNCQAHSTTILSAVDEQTYRQLGIDVTSDAEFASESLYYNN
- the rsmH gene encoding 16S rRNA (cytosine(1402)-N(4))-methyltransferase RsmH; amino-acid sequence: MTENQKPKRRTRYKGTHPKTFKEKYKEHDPEKYSDEIEKAIQRGNTPAGMHISIAVNEILEFFQIKPGQIGFDATLGYGGHTLEMLKCLEHQGCIFATDVDPIESQKTKARLESLGYGEDMLKIRNMNFSEIDKISKEAGKFDFILADLGVSSMQIDNPDRGFTYKREGPLDLRLNPEKGISAAERLKEMNQYEIEGMLLENSDEPHAEIISKAIIKRFEEGEKIETTSQLRDLIEDTLSFIPSKDREQEIKKTCQRVFQALRIDVNQEFEVLYDFLEKLPAVLAPNGKVLIMSFHSGEDRLVKKSFKNYYREGIYSEISTDVIRPSAEECNRNPRARSTKIRFAIRA